The sequence TACTCCAATTAGTGTATGCAATTTTAGCCCCAATGAATTTCTTGGCTCTACAGTCAATCAGAAAGACTGTGTAAAAAATGTGTCGTGATTATTTGCAGGTCTTGAAATAGGATTTAGCGGCGAAGGCAAAGGAGAATAAGGGGTAGTTAAGGTGTTTGTTGAAAGTCCTAAATGAGTTCTGGCTTTAATAATCACGTTATGCAAAAGGGTTTCAGAACCAAAAGTTAAAGATAACAAATCATTCTCATTTAGGTCTTATATGAGGATATAACCCATGATTTTTTAGGCATTTTCTGGGTCTATACTCTTGATCTTTGACATAAGTATGTTTGTTGCTTCATAAGTATCCATGGCggttctgttttttttttcctcctgttttctcttttttctttttggtttctcaagaaaaataaaaggacaGATAAAGAAAGGGAGTGGAGAGACAGTGAGATTGTGTTGTGTGGTTTAttatcctttttctcttttctattttcacaaaaaaaaaaaaactctctaTAATAAGCCCAATaaagagaaatttttattagaggGTAGGATTTTAAACACCTCAGTTGTATTTAACAGGTTCGTCATTAACACCTCAGTCTGTGGAAATAACTTACAGACAATCGGACACCTCAATTATATTTAACGGaagtttcttcctttcttcagTTCTGTCATTAACAGGTCAAAAGAAGGGCTTAAGAACTTCGTTTGGCGAGATATTATGTGCAATTGGctaaaagaaaacatagaAAGCCAATATGCACATGAGATTATACTTTAGAGGTAAATTTGAGCATTTTTCcttaaagaatattaataaaggTTGACGCGTGGAAAAAGGGGTTAATGTTAGagtgataatataaatttactcATATGTCCAGAAAATAACAGAATTGGCAAGCAACCCTACTCATTTTTCTCGTGCTTCTTCGTGGAGTGTTTGCTAATTGCTAAATAAAAgtggttttcttattttataagaaCCTCACTGAGTATTCAATTCACACATTCTTATTCTTAAATTcagaaattcttttatatattttagaaatatctAATTACTTATACACaaataaatgatatattgattttataaatatatattaaataactatttttgttggcacctttgcttttgaaatgtatacaattattaaaatagcATAAATACGAGATATTTCGTCtttttaaacatatttatacttatattaaatattttaatatttttcaaaccGTAGCAATTTAgcttgtatttatattttattgtttttatttttacgaATAAggttataatatatttaaatacggattagatatttttaggaCATACCAGCATAAATCTGAAAGTTTAagaatcatattaaataataatttaatcatatgAAAATTTACTAGTAATTTCGCAATTAGCtgtgaaataaaattttaattttatccaaTTTGTTCATTATACTTACAAccataattaatttgataaactaaaaaatgtaACAGGAAAATACAAACTTCctattagaaataaatataaaaaaagatatagttgaaaagtaaaatttatttatataaaatatgttatttttgttattatattatttatatatgtatgtgttcgacattttattttaaaattttaaatatagcatgttaatttatatgtgTTTTATTGTATCTGTGCTTCATAgcattttattctttagcCTAATGTGCGTTAcatatctaataaattaaatggaTTCCATAAAGgcaatataatatatatttaaacgAATTTATAGTAAAGACCATAAGAATTAAAGTAAGCACCATTTATAAAAAGACTCTTCTTCAGTCTCCTTTGTATTATGATTGGCAAAAGTGCTTTTAGATTTGAATTTAAGCAagtaaattgatattttaaaattgttctTTACAAAAACCCATTAAAAAAAGGATTTTGAGAAAAGATATTAATGGTTGTTCAAAAAAATTTGACAGAAAtagtttatataaaaaaaaaaaataagaagttaatttactaaacctaAAAGATTACAAGTTTGCTTTTCAGTGCCTAACAGCAATcccaaatattaaaaaagaaaaatcatttataaaagatttaaaatgtAATCTGTCAAATTTAAGCAATTCTAAAGTCTAATTAGGcacttaataataatttcaaacatGACTTTTATTTTGTGGACGATATGGACCTGGTCTAAGTAATTGCTTTTCCATGTGGTATATAGTTTTGCGAGGAAGGTACAAAATTTCACtcaattttttagtatattctctaaaagttatatagttattgaaattttcagtcatttgatttttaataaattttaattattgtaaaatCCTTTTGATTGGAAAAATGGGTataagtaaagaaaaatatattgtaatactattttttattttttttatttttctctttaaactatataaaatattgatatgtttgattttaaatgaaaaCCAAATTAGTATGAACGTGAAAGGCGGTAGAATCACAAGCAAGTGACgctaaatgaataatttatataatattaataaatttaaatataaattattatatatataaaaatttaatcaagggtcaaattatatatatatatatatatatatattaaaattttttacaatgatattttatatagttataaaaaaattatgataataatttgaacttgttatgaataaaaataaatttttattattataaattataaaatttgtaaaccatctttaaaaaaatattattctataaagtaaaattatatctataattttaaaaatctatatgttatattataattttatcttactatataattattttgtctcattaattttatttatataatataataaaatttttatatatattacttttggttaaattattttgctaagattaaatattaatttaaaaaattattactcaaatttttattaatttacaatatttttataattataaaattttatttagttctaactataatttttttttaatatatataatattaataattatatatatatttttacaaaaacacCTTGACTTGGGGCGCGACTGACTCCGAATCCGACAGAGAAGGAGGTTTCGACGTTGGATCCACGCCTTGACTAAAACGACACAAAGTCGAACCTTTCTTACGCCCTCCGAGCCATTAACTACCCAACCCACGTAATTTTGATTAAACTTTCGTTTTCTTTAATAccaaaaaaaaagggaaaaaaagaaaaatcaaatcaagtcTCTGTTCTTGTTAACCAGCTcaactctctctctttctatatgtatatataaaaacaaataaaaccaTAGCCATCGATTCATTCATTTCCATCTTCAGCCGCTTCAAGACTAATTGTTATTgttgttataattttataattattattgttattatatcTTTGCAATCGATGAAGGCACGAGCCAGTGCTAAAGTCTCTGTGAAATGGATTCCATTTATCTGCGTGTTTTCTTTCGTTCTTGGAATTCTCTTCTCCATCAGGTTCCTttcaatttatctttcttttttgactTAGGTTTTTGCGTGCGTTAGTTagttaattttagatttgattgTGATCTGATCGTGTGTTTAGTTTGAAACGCAGGGCCTGGGACCCGTCTGAATCTAACGGTCAGCAGCTCATCGCTCAACATCGACATGAACAAGAGTTGCAACTCGTCTCTGAAGATTCTACTTCTCAAAAGGTTTCTTCTTTCAACCAGTGCTCAAACTCATTATTTGCTCTTTACttatgtgtttatttattaattttgtactGGATCTTGTTTCATCTTGTAAATAGAAGCTTTCAAATGATAAAGATGTGATGGGTGAAGTCCTGAAAACACATGAAGCAATCCAGTGAGttcaaattaaacttttttattcaCTTTATGTTTGGTAATCTTTCTGTGTTAGTTAACATCTTTGTGGATATGTATGTTTTCGTTGGACCTATCAGATCACTAGACAAGTCAATTGCAATGCTTCAAATGGAGATAGCAGCATCTAGGAGTTCTCAAGAAATGAACTTGGATGGTGCTTCTTCTGTTGTCACGCCTCATCTTGAGGGCCCACCTAGGCAGAAAGTCTTCATGGTTATTGGGATTAATACAGCTTTTAGTAGTAGAAAAAGGCGTGATTCCGTTCGCGAGACTTGGATGCCTCAAGGTGGTTTGatgcatttctttttatacattttaattaatgttcATCAATGTTACTAAAGGTTTTTGTAATTGATTAGGGGAGAAGCTTGTTCAATTGGAGCGTGAGAAGGGAATTATTATTCGGTTCATGATTGGCCATAGgtgaaaatttttctttttgcactctttttttccttctttaaaCATTAAATGGTTTCTTTTTAGGTGAGACTCTAGTATATGCCATAGAAACACACTACGCACAAAAACATAGTCCCTTTGGTGAATGTATCATCATTCTTTTGCAGCATCTCCATGTATTCACTAAGGGTTATTTAGGTAATCAAGATACTAGTTTGCATTCACATCCTCGGTCAATGTTTGGAATGTATGCTGTCAACTGTTTATATTGACAACATGCATCTTTATAGGTGCTCCACAGGTGCTTTGATATAGCTTGCAAATACCAAGTAGTTGATTTGATAATGAAAGATACATGATTGATATATCATCATTTAATCCCTTTGGCATGAAAAAGCTAATCCGAAATGAAaactttttattgtttttaatttgaatgtgaccttaataatatatgtattattgtTTCAGTGCGACATCCAACAGCATTTTAGATAGAGCCATCGATTCAGAAGATGCTCAGCATAAGGATTTCCTTAGGCTGGTAAGAATGCATGCACTGTTTTGTATATATCTGTGTAAACATAAGACCTGAAGCCCTAAACTGAATCGCGTTGTTTATCATCTTGTAGGAGCATGTTGAAGGATACCACGAATTGTctgcaaaaacaaaaattttcttttccactGCTGTTGCAAAGTGGGATGCTGAATTCTATATCAAGGTGGACGACGATGTTCATGTTAATCTGGGTAGGCATTGACTATGAGCATCTTTCTAACCTTATATTGCTGAAAATATTTCATTAGCATTACCGAATACCAAATATAGATTTTTACATGCCTTTCTTCTGTAGGTATGCTGGCTGCTACTCTTGCCCGGCATCGTTCAAAACCCAGGGTGTACATTGGATGTATGAAATCTGGACCTGTTCTTTCTCAAAAGTAATCCTTCTGGACCTGTCATATTGATGAGAATATAAATGTCAATGGCTCTGCGTCTTTTCAAAGCAGTGATTCGTGATTCTTTTTGAATTTCATTCTATTCTGTAGGAATGTCAAGTATCATGAACCAGAATATTGGAAATTTGGAGAGGAAGGGAACAAATATTTTCGACACGCAACCGGCCAGATATATGCAATCTCAAAGGATCTCGCCACTTATATCTCCATCAACCAGTAAGTACTGCAATTTGTCGAAGTACCGAAGCGTAATTAGCTCCCTTCCTAGCTACCTTGTGCACGGTCTTAGGCTCCTTTTTCAGTAGATCATATCATTTGATAGTTTTTCTGTGTGTATAAACTTTTGTTGTTATTCTGACAGTGAATTCTTTCAAACatctttttagaattattttcttaggaCTTGGCCAAATGGCTGAAACAGATTGGTTTATAGGTCCATCTCGAGATGAACCCTGATAGAGTAGTCGATGCAGTAATTGATATTTGCACGTGAAATTTGTTATTTCGTGAGACAAAATTATAAGTCTTTCTGGTGCTGATTAACAATGCAGGCCCATATTGCATAAGTTTGCTAATGAAGATGTGTCGCTTGGATCATGGTTTATTGGACTTGAAATTGAGCACATTGATGACCGCAACATGTGCTGTGGGACTCCACCAGGTACTGTTTTGAGGAGCATGTCGggaataagtatttttattgaGATCTTAATAATGACTTAAAccattagaaaatatattgttaTTGTTGAGTTCCATTCCTTGCAACTTCCCTCTCTCCTCTTTCCTGATATGCATTTGTTACTGCTACTGCAGATTGTGAGTGGAAGGCACAGGCAGGTAGTGTATGTGTTGCATCTTTTGACTGGAGCTGTAGTGGAATATGCAAATCGGTGGAGAAGATGAAATTTGTTCATGAAAGGTGCAGCGAAGGGGATGGAGCTGTATGGGGTGCTCTAATTTGAAATTAAGTGGAACTGTATTACTTGGATGAAGAAATGTCCGTTTGTGGTTGGCAAAAGACTGGAGAGGCAATGGCGATGTTAGATAAAGATAGTATTCCACTTTTTATAGAAGTTCCCAAACATATTGCTTCTTCACCTTCATGGGGAGGCTTTATATAGCATCTGGGGCACAATGAGCTTACGGTATTTATACAGGAGCTCATCATTGAAGATGCTAGTTATTGCTTAGACACGGATTTTACAGGTGTATTATTCAACAGACCCTCCGGTGCTTTTGACAAGTGGGAGGATACAATATGAAGAGTATGTATACACCACACTATACTTCCTGATAGTTGAAGAGTTTCTTAGACCCTCCCAATCCACCTCCCTCCCAGAAAAAGGTCTAGAACATGCAATTGTAAGATACAGATTAACCCCATAGAAGCTTGTTGTATGCCCATGTTAGCAGGTGTCGTGTTGTAATGTTAGCGCCTTAGGAATTTGAAATAGATATACTTTGTTTAATCCAGAAAAAGAGATGGCATTGCTACGGATCTCctattctttctttgtaaTATTTGTCTAGTGTTTGATGTTTTGATCTCTACTCTTGCTATGTTGAGCCTGGGCTCTTGCATATCCAAAGTTCTATTCATGGACATCCGCTGATGAATACTCTTTTACTTTAGTTCTGGTCTGAAGATTAGGCAAAtgcaatttatatatattaatttttgggatctaaaatttttttgacatgtatttaatttttgatatatagaatttttattttgacatgtatatttatttattttaatatgtatatttatttttttatatataaaattaaatttatatgtaattttataattacttctattaatttattagttcataaattttatttttattaaatatttgttttaatttaaaaaattatattaattaataaatagtttgctaataagataatgatactaattttatcttaaaagtagcataataattattttttaatattatattaactaataaattagttttctaattagataacaattctaattttataaaataacatcttaactaacaatttaatattatattcaattataaattatttttttaattatacaataaaattttacttttaaaagaaagtaatatcaattattttaatagtattaatttaataatattaaaactaattaatagatatttttaaaataattttatattttatattaataaaattttaaaaagttaaaaatttaaaaaaatttaaaaatagttagtttgttgttatttttaaaatattataaattaatattaaatattaaatttttttattaaattatatttatcaacttaattttataattgaaaccGTATAATGCACGGTAAGCGAGTAGCTTGATATGACTTTAGCTCCAAGATCATCTAAAAGTGCATGAGAGCATTCTTGCTTCGAGAATCTTACTACAGTACTGTGCATTTATAAGATTACTAAGAAATCACTTGCCTTGTCCTGTCtattaggaaaaagaaagaagagaatcTTAGCCGGTCCAACAAGCCCAAGTATTAGCGGGTCAACAAAAAGTAGGCAGCAGTATGTAAAAGAAGCAACCCAAGCCTGAACGGGTAGAGTATTATAGGATACGGATACGACCTGATCCAATTTTTGTATAGAAAATAAGAGTAGGAGTAATAGAGTGTGGAATTGGATATATACACGGGTCAAATCAATACAATTTATAACAGTCCGGATTAATATACTCAAGTACTCGCTATCTAAACGGCCTGAAAAAGTGAATTAATTGCAATGTTATTAGTGCTTTTTATTTGGTTCATAgagattttataattcatattaGTTGTGATACGTTTAGTCGGGTCCAATGAGGTAGTGAAAATATTAAACAGAAACGGATACAAGAGCTGTGTTGTGAATTGAAGGGCACCGACCCGCTATCATCCTGACTCGTTTTCCTCGTGTTTACTTAGCCAAGCAGCACGGTTGAGCCTTTAAGAccaaaccaaaaaaataaataaataaataaataaataaaaagtaaaaaaggaaaaaataaaataaaattatgaagcTGATTTGTAATAGT is a genomic window of Ricinus communis isolate WT05 ecotype wild-type chromosome 2, ASM1957865v1, whole genome shotgun sequence containing:
- the LOC8262993 gene encoding beta-1,3-galactosyltransferase 7 isoform X4, which gives rise to MKARASAKVSVKWIPFICVFSFVLGILFSIRAWDPSESNGQQLIAQHRHEQELQLVSEDSTSQKLSNDKDVMGEVLKTHEAIQSLDKSIAMLQMEIAASRSSQEMNLDGASSVVTPHLEGPPRQKVFMVIGINTAFSSRKRRDSVRETWMPQGEKLVQLEREKGIIIRFMIGHSATSNSILDRAIDSEDAQHKDFLRLEHVEGYHELSAKTKIFFSTAVAKWDAEFYIKVDDDVHVNLGMLAATLARHRSKPRVYIGCMKSGPVLSQKNVKYHEPEYWKFGEEGNKYFRHATGQIYAISKDLATYISINQPILHKFANEDVSLGSWFIGLEIEHIDDRNMCCGTPPDCEWKAQAGSVCVASFDWSCSGICKSVEKMKFVHERCSEGDGAVWGALI
- the LOC8262993 gene encoding beta-1,3-galactosyltransferase 7 isoform X2; protein product: MKARASAKVSVKWIPFICVFSFVLGILFSISLKRRAWDPSESNGQQLIAQHRHEQELQLVSEDSTSQKLSNDKDVMGEVLKTHEAIQSLDKSIAMLQMEIAASRSSQEMNLDGASSVVTPHLEGPPRQKVFMVIGINTAFSSRKRRDSVRETWMPQGEKLVQLEREKGIIIRFMIGHSATSNSILDRAIDSEDAQHKDFLRLEHVEGYHELSAKTKIFFSTAVAKWDAEFYIKVDDDVHVNLGMLAATLARHRSKPRVYIGCMKSGPVLSQKNVKYHEPEYWKFGEEGNKYFRHATGQIYAISKDLATYISINQPILHKFANEDVSLGSWFIGLEIEHIDDRNMCCGTPPDCEWKAQAGSVCVASFDWSCSGICKSVEKMKFVHERCSEGDGAVWGALI
- the LOC8262993 gene encoding beta-1,3-galactosyltransferase 7 isoform X3 → MKARASAKVSVKWIPFICVFSFVLGILFSIRAWDPSESNGQQLIAQHRHEQELQLVSEDSTSQKKLSNDKDVMGEVLKTHEAIQSLDKSIAMLQMEIAASRSSQEMNLDGASSVVTPHLEGPPRQKVFMVIGINTAFSSRKRRDSVRETWMPQGEKLVQLEREKGIIIRFMIGHSATSNSILDRAIDSEDAQHKDFLRLEHVEGYHELSAKTKIFFSTAVAKWDAEFYIKVDDDVHVNLGMLAATLARHRSKPRVYIGCMKSGPVLSQKNVKYHEPEYWKFGEEGNKYFRHATGQIYAISKDLATYISINQPILHKFANEDVSLGSWFIGLEIEHIDDRNMCCGTPPDCEWKAQAGSVCVASFDWSCSGICKSVEKMKFVHERCSEGDGAVWGALI
- the LOC8262993 gene encoding beta-1,3-galactosyltransferase 7 isoform X1 produces the protein MKARASAKVSVKWIPFICVFSFVLGILFSISLKRRAWDPSESNGQQLIAQHRHEQELQLVSEDSTSQKKLSNDKDVMGEVLKTHEAIQSLDKSIAMLQMEIAASRSSQEMNLDGASSVVTPHLEGPPRQKVFMVIGINTAFSSRKRRDSVRETWMPQGEKLVQLEREKGIIIRFMIGHSATSNSILDRAIDSEDAQHKDFLRLEHVEGYHELSAKTKIFFSTAVAKWDAEFYIKVDDDVHVNLGMLAATLARHRSKPRVYIGCMKSGPVLSQKNVKYHEPEYWKFGEEGNKYFRHATGQIYAISKDLATYISINQPILHKFANEDVSLGSWFIGLEIEHIDDRNMCCGTPPDCEWKAQAGSVCVASFDWSCSGICKSVEKMKFVHERCSEGDGAVWGALI